In one window of Candidatus Kryptonium sp. DNA:
- a CDS encoding PorV/PorQ family protein, which yields MEKERKNKKFNESLKVMARKILILAMLSVIGFAYLQSQSKVGTTAAPFLGIAVGPRAIGMGGAFTAFANDVTALYWNPAGVSRLANNEIMVSHTEWIFGTSFDWIGVAVGIDRNNYVGVSITRLDYGEDEVTTIDYPEGTGEKWDASDIAIGLSYARNLTDRFSVGGTVKFIQQKLWNERAIGFAIDVGVLFITEFKGLKLGASISNFGTEMRLDGKDLFVIYDPDPEHQGNNSAISAKLKTDDWPLPLHFRVGASIDVFKTGSNYLTFAVDAIHPNDNTESINLGFEYSFRNFLFLRAGYKSLFQKDSQERFTAGVGISYKLGGIGFKFDYSYQDFGILKNVQTFGLSILF from the coding sequence ATGGAAAAGGAGAGAAAAAACAAAAAATTTAACGAGAGTTTAAAAGTCATGGCGAGGAAAATTTTAATCTTGGCAATGTTAAGCGTTATCGGTTTTGCATATCTTCAATCTCAATCAAAAGTTGGGACAACTGCTGCGCCGTTTTTGGGTATTGCCGTAGGACCAAGGGCAATTGGGATGGGTGGCGCTTTTACTGCCTTCGCAAATGATGTGACTGCGCTGTATTGGAATCCAGCTGGTGTCTCGCGGCTTGCAAATAATGAAATTATGGTTTCACATACTGAATGGATATTTGGAACAAGCTTTGACTGGATCGGCGTTGCAGTCGGCATAGACCGAAATAATTATGTAGGTGTTAGCATCACACGACTTGACTACGGAGAAGATGAAGTTACAACGATTGATTATCCTGAGGGAACAGGTGAGAAATGGGATGCAAGCGATATCGCAATAGGTCTTTCATATGCCAGAAACTTAACAGATAGGTTCTCGGTTGGTGGAACTGTGAAATTTATTCAACAAAAATTATGGAACGAAAGAGCGATTGGCTTTGCAATTGATGTCGGAGTTTTATTTATAACTGAATTCAAAGGACTCAAACTCGGAGCAAGCATTTCAAATTTTGGAACGGAGATGCGATTGGATGGTAAAGATTTGTTTGTTATTTATGATCCAGATCCCGAACACCAGGGTAATAATTCAGCGATAAGTGCGAAACTTAAAACAGACGACTGGCCATTGCCACTTCACTTTAGAGTTGGTGCTTCAATTGATGTTTTTAAAACCGGAAGCAATTACTTAACATTTGCAGTTGACGCAATTCATCCAAACGATAATACCGAAAGTATTAACTTAGGTTTTGAGTATAGCTTTAGGAATTTCCTCTTCCTCAGAGCTGGCTATAAGTCGTTGTTCCAAAAGGATTCACAGGAAAGATTTACTGCTGGAGTTGGGATAAGTTATAAACTTGGTGGAATTGGCTTTAAGTTTGATTATTCATATCAAGATTTTGGAATTTTGAAAAATGTCCAAACTTTTGGGTTGTCAATTCTATTTTAA
- a CDS encoding DUF4623 domain-containing protein: MWRKVKNLGLLLTLIVVISSIAFAQLTLRPVWVKKAGEVSWLRTDNNTRGMAYNPANDRIYVVSRSVGLNVIILSGANGDSVGRLDVTGITGGTFPLNMIDVSDDGVIYACNLSTNSGGDTVFKVYRWASETSTPTVAVTWRVTARVGDAFAVVGSGTNTKIYASGTGNANVIVFGTTDGVNFTYERAINVGAGRARLGIDVDEAGNVWGNGAGTLAGVWDQNGTLLGEIPGTSGMATADLAKTASGRRLFFTLGMGAGVSGPYFKFYVYDVTDGPARARLIGVSDSITGNSNANATGRAVYDPARHRMIALATNNYLASFQLPSQIVFNVNTATSPKFLVDTSLVEVRGSHPLLGPWGSAPTNRMRNLGGDYWQLAVDFPDTMIGRTLEYKFYAEDWEDGPNYSLTIPPKDTVLPLVFFRKQGFGPQPPYTPTDSIDVWFRVYVYGIPEFDPARHVVGVRGARLPGHTDFGDISWGRTFVLRAEPANDRVWSGRLRFPSPSAIAYKFVIAYKDSPNVVVRWESDPNREVTINRDTTLRWTTFDRRVIAPAKPVALYFSVDMSVMQGARIFFPDSGDVVLVRGTFNGWGERDSLAPSILEPGIWEKFVTITAAPGDFIEFKYYIKTGTNNQARVPNAGWETGANRRYVFTDADTQEVPRDYFNKLGPEGYVQKEQGVEVWFYCDMRGATDKNGDRITRIDSLFIAGSTPPLFWIWDQPTRDRSHLRMYDDGRYPDKIAGDSIYSVALTFPKWSIKGPIQFKFAVNGPVDNEAGFQEDHLLFLDDMPNQPGKKAINELEVVKFGRQRGLGAFKDTVRIVNKFTGVKQTDEVPLTYALYQNYPNPFNPITTIKYSIPRTEKVTLKIYNILGQEVATLIDEEQKAGVYEFKFDASNLASGVYFYRLTAGSFVDVKKMMLVK, encoded by the coding sequence ATGTGGCGCAAAGTTAAAAACTTGGGGCTTCTTTTAACGTTGATCGTCGTAATTTCATCAATTGCATTTGCTCAATTGACACTTCGTCCTGTGTGGGTGAAAAAAGCTGGGGAAGTTAGCTGGCTTAGAACGGATAATAACACACGAGGCATGGCTTATAATCCTGCAAACGATCGCATTTATGTTGTGTCAAGATCTGTTGGATTAAATGTAATAATTCTTAGCGGAGCAAATGGTGATTCGGTTGGAAGATTAGATGTTACTGGTATAACGGGCGGAACATTTCCTTTAAATATGATTGATGTTTCCGATGATGGTGTTATTTATGCTTGTAATTTAAGCACTAATAGCGGTGGAGATACCGTGTTTAAAGTTTATCGTTGGGCTAGTGAGACTTCAACTCCAACTGTTGCGGTTACTTGGAGGGTGACCGCAAGAGTTGGTGATGCATTTGCTGTGGTTGGTTCTGGAACAAACACGAAAATCTACGCAAGTGGCACTGGAAATGCTAATGTTATTGTATTTGGAACAACTGATGGAGTAAACTTCACATATGAAAGGGCAATAAATGTTGGCGCAGGTAGAGCACGACTTGGTATTGATGTTGATGAAGCTGGAAATGTATGGGGTAATGGTGCTGGAACACTTGCCGGCGTTTGGGATCAAAACGGGACTTTGTTGGGTGAAATTCCCGGAACATCCGGTATGGCTACAGCTGACTTGGCAAAAACTGCTTCTGGGAGAAGACTTTTCTTCACACTTGGTATGGGTGCAGGAGTATCAGGCCCTTATTTCAAATTTTATGTCTATGATGTCACAGACGGACCAGCAAGAGCTAGATTAATTGGTGTAAGCGATAGTATAACTGGAAACTCCAATGCTAATGCAACAGGTAGAGCAGTTTACGATCCAGCCCGTCATAGAATGATTGCACTTGCAACGAATAATTATCTTGCTTCATTCCAGTTACCTTCTCAGATTGTATTTAATGTTAACACTGCAACATCGCCGAAGTTTTTAGTTGATACATCGCTTGTTGAAGTTCGCGGTAGCCATCCATTGCTTGGCCCATGGGGCAGTGCACCAACAAACAGGATGAGAAACCTCGGTGGGGATTATTGGCAACTTGCGGTTGATTTCCCAGATACAATGATTGGAAGAACACTTGAATATAAGTTTTATGCAGAGGACTGGGAAGATGGCCCGAACTATTCTTTAACTATACCACCAAAAGATACCGTATTGCCGTTGGTTTTCTTCCGCAAGCAAGGATTTGGACCACAACCGCCATATACTCCAACTGATTCAATTGATGTCTGGTTCAGAGTTTATGTTTATGGCATTCCTGAATTTGATCCAGCAAGACATGTCGTAGGAGTTCGTGGAGCAAGATTGCCAGGACATACTGATTTCGGAGATATAAGCTGGGGTAGAACATTTGTCTTAAGAGCTGAACCGGCGAATGATAGAGTTTGGTCAGGAAGATTGAGATTCCCATCGCCATCCGCAATAGCATATAAATTCGTAATCGCTTATAAAGATAGTCCAAATGTTGTCGTTAGATGGGAAAGCGATCCAAATAGAGAAGTTACTATAAACAGAGACACGACACTTAGATGGACAACTTTTGACAGGAGAGTGATTGCTCCAGCAAAACCAGTTGCGTTGTATTTCAGCGTTGATATGAGCGTAATGCAAGGTGCAAGGATTTTCTTCCCAGATAGTGGTGATGTTGTCCTTGTTCGTGGTACCTTCAATGGATGGGGTGAAAGAGATTCATTAGCTCCATCAATACTTGAACCTGGAATCTGGGAGAAATTCGTTACAATTACAGCTGCCCCTGGTGATTTCATTGAATTTAAATACTACATCAAAACCGGAACAAACAACCAAGCGAGAGTGCCAAACGCTGGCTGGGAAACTGGAGCAAATAGAAGATATGTATTTACAGATGCTGATACGCAAGAAGTTCCGAGAGATTATTTCAACAAGCTTGGACCAGAAGGATATGTGCAGAAAGAACAAGGTGTTGAAGTTTGGTTCTATTGTGATATGAGAGGAGCAACAGATAAAAACGGTGATCGTATCACAAGAATTGATTCACTCTTCATCGCTGGAAGCACACCTCCATTGTTCTGGATTTGGGATCAGCCGACAAGAGATCGTTCGCATTTGAGAATGTATGATGACGGAAGGTATCCTGATAAAATCGCTGGCGATTCAATTTACTCAGTTGCGTTGACATTCCCGAAGTGGAGTATAAAAGGACCGATACAATTTAAGTTTGCGGTTAATGGACCTGTTGATAACGAAGCTGGATTCCAAGAAGACCACTTGTTATTCTTGGATGACATGCCAAATCAACCAGGAAAGAAAGCGATAAACGAACTTGAAGTTGTAAAATTCGGAAGACAGCGTGGATTGGGCGCGTTCAAAGATACGGTTAGAATAGTCAATAAGTTTACCGGTGTAAAACAAACCGACGAAGTCCCGCTTACATATGCATTGTATCAGAACTATCCGAACCCATTCAACCCGATAACGACGATCAAATATAGCATACCGAGAACGGAAAAAGTCACATTGAAGATTTACAACATACTCGGTCAAGAGGTAGCGACACTTATTGATGAAGAACAGAAGGCTGGTGTTTATGAATTTAA